In Microcoleus sp. FACHB-831, one genomic interval encodes:
- a CDS encoding type I glyceraldehyde-3-phosphate dehydrogenase: MIRVAINGFGRIGRNFMRCWLGRENSNIEVVAINDTSDPKTNSHLLKYDSMLGKFNADISCDDNSITVNGHTVKCTSDRNPENLPWKDWGIDLIIESTGVFTDKAGASKHLNAGAKKVLITAPGKGDDGTFVVGVNHQDYDHNKHVIISNASCTTNCLAPVAKVLHEKFHIIKGTMTTTHSYTGDQRLLDASHRDLRRARAAALNIVPTSTGAAKAVALVLPDLKGKLNGIALRVPTPNVSVVDLVIQVEKPTFTEEVNQALKDAAEGYLKGILEYSDLDLVSSDYRGTNSSAIVDASLTMVMGNDLVKVVAWYDNEWGYSQRVVDLAELVGEKWVA; encoded by the coding sequence GTGATTAGAGTAGCGATCAACGGTTTTGGACGCATCGGACGCAACTTCATGCGGTGCTGGCTGGGTCGAGAAAATAGCAATATTGAAGTCGTTGCCATCAATGACACTTCCGACCCAAAAACAAACTCCCACTTGCTGAAGTATGATTCCATGCTGGGCAAGTTTAACGCTGACATTAGTTGCGATGACAACTCCATCACAGTAAACGGCCATACTGTTAAATGCACATCGGATCGCAACCCAGAAAACTTGCCCTGGAAAGATTGGGGAATCGACCTGATCATCGAATCGACCGGAGTCTTTACAGACAAGGCAGGGGCATCCAAGCATTTAAACGCTGGCGCTAAGAAAGTTTTGATTACCGCTCCTGGCAAAGGAGATGACGGCACGTTCGTCGTCGGTGTCAACCATCAAGACTACGACCACAACAAGCACGTAATCATCAGCAATGCTAGCTGCACCACCAACTGCCTAGCACCCGTTGCCAAAGTGCTGCACGAAAAATTCCATATTATCAAAGGCACGATGACGACGACCCACAGCTACACTGGCGACCAGCGCTTGCTGGATGCCAGTCACCGGGATCTGCGTCGGGCACGGGCTGCCGCGCTCAACATTGTGCCTACTTCAACTGGTGCCGCCAAAGCAGTTGCTTTGGTGCTGCCAGACCTCAAGGGCAAACTGAATGGTATTGCTTTGCGCGTCCCAACTCCCAACGTTTCCGTTGTGGATTTGGTAATTCAGGTCGAGAAGCCGACTTTCACTGAAGAAGTAAACCAAGCCCTGAAGGATGCCGCTGAAGGCTACCTGAAAGGGATTCTGGAATACAGCGACCTGGATCTTGTCTCGTCAGATTATCGCGGTACCAATTCCTCGGCTATTGTGGATGCAAGCTTGACTATGGTTATGGGCAATGACCTGGTTAAGGTTGTGGCTTGGTACGACAACGAGTGGGGCTACAGCCAGCGGGTTGTGGATCTTGCTGAACTGGTGGGCGAAAAGTGGGTTGCTTAA
- the thiL gene encoding thiamine-phosphate kinase, with the protein MKIRDIGEQGLLSRLQRFCAAEIVGDDAAVLETHPDKSLVVTTDLLVDGVHFSDRTTSPQDAGWRAAAANLSDLAAMGASPLGITVGLAVTADLPVAWVEQLYQGLTQCLNAYNTPIVGGDICRSNVVTVAITAFGEVSPTHIIRRGNAQVGDAIVVTGFHGASRAGLELLLHPESGKNLSGSEQTFLIQAHQRPKPRLDVLPILWEILNSQSKIQNLKSEIRVAGMDSSDGLADAVVQICRCSGVGAQIERNWITIPDALKRMVSSERSLEWALYGGEDFELVLCLPPESAEALVKKLGESAAVVGTITTGSQVLLVDSSGLYPNQQITLAQGFQHF; encoded by the coding sequence ATGAAAATTCGCGACATAGGCGAACAAGGTTTGTTGTCACGATTGCAGCGCTTTTGTGCAGCAGAAATAGTCGGAGATGATGCAGCCGTACTGGAGACTCATCCCGACAAATCTTTAGTAGTGACAACAGATTTACTGGTGGATGGGGTACATTTTAGCGATCGCACTACTTCCCCACAAGACGCAGGTTGGCGTGCCGCAGCTGCCAATTTATCAGATTTAGCCGCAATGGGAGCATCCCCACTAGGCATTACAGTAGGTTTAGCCGTAACTGCCGATTTACCAGTCGCCTGGGTTGAGCAACTCTACCAAGGACTCACCCAATGCCTAAACGCATACAACACGCCGATTGTTGGCGGTGATATCTGTCGCTCAAATGTAGTTACAGTAGCAATTACAGCCTTTGGCGAAGTCTCCCCAACTCATATCATCCGTCGAGGTAATGCCCAGGTTGGGGATGCGATCGTCGTCACTGGCTTTCACGGCGCATCGCGAGCGGGGCTAGAATTACTCCTCCACCCCGAATCAGGCAAAAATCTTAGTGGATCTGAACAGACATTTTTAATACAGGCTCACCAGCGACCCAAACCCCGCCTGGATGTCTTGCCTATCCTCTGGGAAATTCTAAATTCCCAATCCAAAATCCAAAATCTAAAATCCGAAATTCGAGTAGCTGGCATGGACAGCAGCGACGGTTTAGCAGACGCCGTTGTGCAAATCTGCCGATGCAGTGGAGTCGGGGCACAAATTGAGCGCAACTGGATTACTATTCCAGACGCACTTAAGCGCATGGTTTCGTCAGAGCGATCGCTCGAATGGGCATTATACGGCGGCGAAGATTTTGAACTCGTGCTGTGTCTGCCTCCAGAGTCAGCAGAAGCATTAGTAAAAAAATTGGGTGAGAGTGCAGCAGTAGTCGGGACAATTACAACAGGCTCTCAAGTCTTGTTAGTAGACTCCAGCGGTTTATATCCCAACCAACAAATCACTCTCGCCCAAGGGTTTCAGCATTTTTAG
- a CDS encoding peptidylprolyl isomerase codes for MLHSNRSLLDWCKRLFKTGVSALLLMSLSVGLSAALPPGNAITDGKALLRYALPIDNKPVREVQASLEDIATQLRGKRWNPINGDITKASVILRDRADKILASVPEAKKPQAEDLIAKMNEDIASLREAVEAKDKENIWLERGKILDKVGQLEELMVQEFPYEVPSEFSNLPQLKGRATVEMATSKGNLTLVLDGYSAPVTAGNFVDLVQRGFYNGLEFTRAEESYVVQAGDPPGKDVGFIDPATGKYRAIPLEVLVKGDKAPMYGITLEEAGRFREDPVLPFQAYGTVALARPEGETDGGSSQFFFFLYEPELTPAGRNLLDGRYAVFGYLIEGKEVLEKIKPGDKIESAKVVQGLDNLVEPQKTA; via the coding sequence ATGCTTCATTCAAACCGTTCCCTGCTCGATTGGTGTAAGCGCTTGTTTAAAACTGGTGTATCGGCACTGCTGCTGATGTCTTTGTCAGTTGGACTCAGTGCTGCATTACCGCCTGGGAATGCCATTACTGACGGCAAAGCTTTGTTAAGGTATGCACTACCGATTGACAACAAGCCAGTGCGGGAAGTTCAAGCCAGTTTAGAAGATATTGCCACACAACTGCGCGGTAAGCGATGGAATCCTATAAATGGGGATATTACCAAAGCATCTGTAATTCTCCGCGATCGCGCCGATAAAATCCTCGCTAGTGTCCCGGAGGCAAAAAAACCCCAAGCCGAAGACCTGATTGCCAAAATGAACGAGGACATCGCCAGCCTGCGCGAGGCAGTCGAAGCTAAAGATAAGGAAAACATTTGGCTCGAACGAGGCAAAATCCTCGACAAAGTAGGTCAGCTAGAAGAACTAATGGTGCAAGAGTTCCCCTATGAAGTGCCCTCAGAGTTCAGCAACCTGCCTCAACTCAAAGGTCGCGCTACCGTAGAAATGGCAACCAGTAAAGGTAATCTCACCTTAGTGCTTGATGGCTACAGTGCGCCCGTTACGGCTGGTAACTTTGTAGATTTAGTACAGCGCGGTTTCTATAATGGCCTGGAGTTCACCCGTGCTGAAGAATCTTATGTAGTCCAAGCTGGAGATCCACCCGGAAAAGATGTGGGTTTCATCGATCCTGCAACTGGCAAATACCGCGCTATTCCCCTCGAAGTGCTGGTGAAAGGTGATAAAGCCCCCATGTACGGTATTACTCTAGAAGAGGCCGGACGTTTCCGCGAAGACCCAGTTCTGCCCTTCCAAGCCTACGGTACTGTTGCTCTGGCTCGTCCAGAAGGCGAAACCGATGGCGGCTCTTCTCAGTTTTTCTTCTTCCTATATGAACCCGAACTGACTCCAGCAGGACGCAATTTGTTGGATGGACGTTATGCGGTTTTCGGTTATTTGATTGAAGGGAAAGAGGTTCTCGAAAAAATCAAGCCGGGGGATAAGATTGAGTCAGCTAAGGTTGTCCAAGGGTTAGATAATTTAGTCGAGCCGCAGAAAACAGCCTAA
- the efp gene encoding elongation factor P: MISSNDFRPGVTIVLDGGVWRVVEFLHVKPGKGSAFVRTKLKNVQSGSVVEKTFRAGETVPQANLEKSTMQHTYKEGEQFVFMDMESYEEATLRREQIGDRVKYLKEGMEVNVVRWGEAVLEVELPNSVVLEVTQTDPGVKGDTATGGSKPAIVETGAQVMVPLFISIGERIKVDTRTDTYMGRE; this comes from the coding sequence ATGATTTCGAGTAACGACTTTCGACCTGGTGTGACGATTGTATTGGATGGAGGTGTCTGGCGAGTGGTGGAATTTCTCCACGTCAAGCCAGGGAAAGGTTCGGCTTTTGTGCGGACGAAGCTGAAAAACGTGCAGAGTGGAAGCGTTGTGGAAAAAACGTTCCGGGCGGGAGAAACTGTACCCCAAGCCAACCTGGAAAAAAGCACGATGCAGCATACCTATAAAGAGGGCGAGCAGTTCGTCTTTATGGATATGGAAAGCTATGAAGAAGCTACTCTGCGCCGAGAACAGATTGGAGATCGCGTCAAATATCTCAAAGAAGGCATGGAAGTAAACGTCGTCCGTTGGGGCGAAGCTGTTTTGGAAGTGGAACTGCCTAACTCCGTTGTGCTAGAAGTTACACAAACCGATCCGGGTGTGAAAGGCGATACTGCGACGGGGGGATCAAAACCCGCTATTGTCGAAACTGGTGCTCAAGTGATGGTTCCTCTGTTTATTTCTATAGGAGAGCGAATCAAAGTTGACACTCGCACCGATACATACATGGGTCGGGAATAG
- the accB gene encoding acetyl-CoA carboxylase biotin carboxyl carrier protein yields the protein MAIDFNELRELLAAIAHTDIAELILKSADFELTVRKGMGGTQAPANFGAAGTTAPTPTLPPTPSPEPAGRDATPAASPPIDRRWVEVTSPMVGTFYRSPAPDEPPFCEVGDRIRTGQTVCIIEAMKLMNEIEAEVSGSVMEILVENGQPVEYGQPLMRINPEQ from the coding sequence ATGGCAATAGACTTCAACGAACTTAGGGAACTGCTAGCAGCGATCGCTCATACTGACATCGCGGAACTGATCTTAAAAAGCGCTGATTTTGAACTTACAGTGCGTAAAGGCATGGGGGGTACGCAAGCCCCAGCTAATTTTGGTGCTGCTGGCACAACTGCGCCAACACCGACGCTCCCCCCTACACCCAGCCCAGAACCTGCGGGTCGTGACGCTACACCTGCTGCTTCTCCACCAATTGATAGGAGATGGGTGGAGGTGACATCCCCTATGGTAGGAACGTTTTACCGTTCGCCTGCTCCGGATGAACCGCCATTTTGTGAAGTGGGCGATCGCATACGCACTGGTCAAACGGTCTGTATCATTGAAGCGATGAAACTGATGAATGAAATTGAAGCTGAGGTATCTGGAAGTGTGATGGAAATACTTGTCGAAAATGGCCAACCAGTAGAATACGGACAGCCATTAATGCGGATTAATCCGGAACAATGA
- a CDS encoding metalloregulator ArsR/SmtB family transcription factor: MQQITPVPQEVTQQVAEYFSILSEPMRLRLLNLLRDSEKCVQELVEATDTSQANVSKHLKVMLQAGILSRRSEGTSAYYKVEDELIFELCNLVCDRLATRIEQQARHFRDFSLANKH; encoded by the coding sequence ATGCAACAAATCACACCTGTACCGCAAGAAGTTACACAACAAGTTGCAGAATACTTCAGTATTCTTAGTGAGCCGATGCGTCTGCGGCTTTTGAACTTGCTGCGCGACAGCGAGAAATGCGTGCAAGAACTGGTTGAGGCGACCGATACCAGTCAAGCTAATGTATCAAAGCACCTGAAAGTGATGTTACAAGCGGGTATACTCAGCCGCCGCTCTGAAGGAACATCCGCTTACTACAAGGTCGAAGACGAGCTAATTTTCGAGCTGTGCAATCTTGTTTGCGATCGCCTCGCTACTCGGATTGAACAGCAAGCTCGTCACTTTCGTGACTTCAGTCTTGCCAACAAACACTGA
- a CDS encoding GerMN domain-containing protein, which yields MQEDKQPGRRISNGAIAGISAAVLAAGGAGAWWALNSGQPATQAPPVTTTTPQPAPTTATQPVPTTTTQPVPTATTPITTASQAPQPTQSLPPAAEKTVQVYWLKKTGRIEVVPSSIQLQKTNSKPTALLGDAFNTLLSGPTDANLTSTIPSGTKLRSVDVREDGIHVNLSQEFTTGGGTTSMTGRVAQVLYTATSLNPDAKVWIDVEGKKLEILGGEGLELDQPLTRKKFEADYQL from the coding sequence ATGCAAGAAGATAAACAACCAGGCCGTCGCATTTCCAATGGCGCAATTGCCGGGATATCGGCGGCAGTATTAGCGGCGGGGGGTGCTGGAGCTTGGTGGGCGTTAAATTCAGGTCAGCCTGCAACCCAGGCGCCCCCTGTCACAACGACCACGCCCCAGCCCGCTCCCACGACTGCGACCCAGCCCGTTCCCACAACGACAACCCAACCCGTTCCCACAGCTACGACGCCGATTACCACAGCGTCTCAAGCGCCGCAGCCAACGCAGAGTCTGCCGCCAGCAGCCGAGAAAACAGTTCAAGTTTATTGGCTTAAAAAAACGGGCAGGATTGAAGTGGTGCCGAGTTCCATCCAGCTACAAAAGACCAACAGCAAACCCACTGCGCTTTTAGGGGATGCTTTTAATACCCTTTTATCGGGACCGACTGACGCGAATTTAACAAGCACCATCCCGTCGGGGACAAAACTTCGCAGCGTCGATGTGAGAGAGGATGGCATTCACGTTAATTTATCCCAAGAATTTACCACAGGGGGGGGAACTACCTCGATGACGGGTAGAGTGGCGCAAGTCCTTTACACCGCAACCAGCCTCAATCCAGATGCGAAAGTCTGGATTGATGTGGAGGGGAAAAAGCTGGAAATCTTAGGTGGGGAAGGCTTAGAGCTGGATCAGCCGCTGACGCGCAAGAAATTTGAGGCTGACTATCAGCTATAG
- a CDS encoding DUF2993 domain-containing protein: MELITILLSGLLAFVSPAGLVIDTVAEGAIRSRFDKVEQLQVRVDNAPSYQVAQGKVDRVRLAGRGLWLTPEVRIDQLEVETDPVALDLKRLRQSGEKQPKGKRRSLTDTIAGISKDPVQGAVHLVITEKDINQALKSPKVAQRLQELARRSLGSAAAFLPEDYQILNPKVDFLADNRLRFQVDLQGQENTDKLAVNIESGLGLVSGRQLQLIAPVVTVNGNPVPPQFVSALTSGASSRLDLRNLEDTGIIARLLQFKIDSDRLELAAFVRLQPPNTSK, translated from the coding sequence ATGGAATTAATAACAATCCTCTTATCTGGCTTGCTTGCTTTCGTCTCACCCGCTGGTTTAGTTATTGACACTGTTGCTGAGGGTGCTATTCGCTCTCGGTTTGATAAAGTCGAGCAGTTGCAAGTCCGCGTTGATAATGCGCCCTCGTACCAAGTGGCGCAAGGTAAGGTGGATCGCGTGAGGCTTGCTGGGCGAGGGTTGTGGCTGACGCCAGAGGTGAGGATTGACCAATTAGAAGTGGAAACAGATCCGGTTGCTCTGGACTTAAAGCGTCTCAGACAAAGCGGCGAGAAACAACCAAAAGGCAAGAGGCGATCGCTCACAGACACCATCGCTGGTATCTCTAAAGATCCAGTCCAGGGCGCGGTGCATTTGGTTATAACTGAGAAAGATATTAATCAGGCTCTAAAGTCACCAAAGGTTGCACAAAGGTTGCAGGAGCTAGCACGTCGCTCCCTCGGTTCCGCTGCTGCTTTCTTGCCAGAAGATTATCAAATTCTCAACCCAAAAGTGGACTTTTTGGCTGACAATCGGCTGCGATTCCAAGTGGACTTACAGGGTCAGGAAAATACTGACAAGCTGGCTGTTAACATCGAGTCAGGGCTGGGCCTAGTGTCAGGGCGGCAGCTACAGCTGATTGCGCCAGTGGTGACGGTAAACGGAAATCCAGTTCCGCCCCAATTTGTAAGCGCACTTACGTCGGGTGCGAGCAGCAGATTAGATCTCCGCAACTTGGAGGATACAGGCATCATTGCGCGACTTTTACAATTTAAAATAGATAGCGATCGCTTAGAACTAGCAGCATTTGTTCGGCTCCAGCCACCCAATACCAGCAAGTAG